A region from the Desulfobacteraceae bacterium genome encodes:
- a CDS encoding DUF294 nucleotidyltransferase-like domain-containing protein, whose product MEKSEIVAILRKTDPFEILEAEVLEELAAKVAIRHYRPNSYVFRQGDVSQDALFIIVAGLVEITSRNDRGVESVVAVRRPHDFFSETVVLSQQRYPASARVKESLTCCLVRRRDLERLIYSYPEFSGFFNTLLAERMRLLYSEIVSEQSYEAYGMGESPMFRKRVSEVMSAPVVTCQTHDKVTTVARTMDELDISTIVVLDRENRPRGIITEKNIVKYLIAARACPVETCQADFVMKSNIVSIAPEAFLGQALVTMIRSKTKYLLVIERGNLIGIVTMVDLLKTRSTGTLLLTQDIESQHDLRGLAAISREVDSILYALVAEKAGVREIFEVMSELHERMTRRVLQLTEERMRLEGWGPPPVDYCWVNMGSAARYEQTLRTDQDNAIIFDDPQGQSLAEVDAYFAQFAAFAVDGLAACGFEKCTGDVMATNPKWRRPLAAWIASIQEWTRSYDPEDTRTLTILLDYRPIWGNVTLAEKFREAIFTAFKESLTARHMMTKDDLQYKLPINFLGTFVTTRSGPHKNQIDLKKAGTLHIVNGIRIFAIKNEISEPSTFGRLQALVECEAIPAEDAELFEASFETLMMFRIRENARKARHNQPPDNHIDPYSLRKRERMILKDALSGVSQLQKLVNSQFNVAWLRHWV is encoded by the coding sequence ATGGAAAAGAGCGAAATCGTCGCCATCCTCCGCAAAACCGACCCGTTTGAGATCCTGGAAGCCGAGGTCCTTGAGGAACTGGCGGCAAAGGTCGCCATTCGCCACTATCGACCCAACAGCTACGTCTTCCGCCAGGGGGACGTCAGCCAAGACGCTCTGTTCATCATCGTCGCCGGCCTGGTGGAAATCACTTCGCGCAACGACCGCGGCGTCGAATCGGTGGTCGCCGTGCGCCGGCCGCACGATTTTTTCAGCGAGACGGTGGTCCTCTCCCAGCAGCGCTACCCGGCCTCCGCCCGGGTCAAGGAGTCCCTGACCTGTTGCCTGGTCAGGCGCCGTGACCTGGAACGGCTGATCTACAGCTACCCAGAGTTTTCCGGCTTTTTCAACACCCTGCTGGCCGAGCGCATGCGCCTGCTCTACTCGGAGATCGTCAGTGAGCAGTCCTACGAAGCCTACGGCATGGGCGAATCCCCGATGTTCCGCAAACGGGTCAGCGAGGTGATGAGCGCCCCGGTGGTCACCTGCCAGACCCACGACAAGGTCACCACGGTGGCCCGGACCATGGACGAGCTGGACATCAGCACCATCGTCGTGCTGGACCGGGAGAACCGACCGCGGGGGATCATCACCGAAAAAAACATCGTGAAATACCTGATCGCGGCCCGGGCCTGTCCGGTTGAAACTTGCCAGGCCGACTTCGTCATGAAGAGCAACATCGTCAGCATCGCCCCGGAGGCATTCCTGGGGCAGGCTTTGGTGACCATGATCCGCAGCAAAACCAAATATTTGCTGGTAATCGAACGGGGCAACCTGATCGGGATCGTTACCATGGTGGATTTGCTCAAGACCCGCAGCACCGGCACGCTGCTACTGACCCAGGACATCGAGAGCCAGCACGATCTGCGCGGCCTGGCCGCCATCAGCCGCGAGGTGGACAGCATTCTCTACGCCCTGGTGGCTGAAAAGGCCGGCGTGCGGGAGATTTTCGAGGTCATGTCCGAACTCCACGAACGCATGACCCGCAGGGTGTTGCAGCTTACCGAGGAGCGCATGCGCCTGGAGGGCTGGGGGCCGCCGCCGGTGGACTACTGCTGGGTCAACATGGGCAGCGCGGCCCGCTACGAGCAGACGCTGCGCACCGACCAGGACAACGCCATCATTTTCGACGATCCCCAGGGGCAGTCGCTAGCGGAGGTGGACGCCTACTTCGCCCAGTTCGCGGCATTTGCAGTCGACGGGCTGGCGGCGTGCGGCTTCGAGAAATGCACCGGTGACGTCATGGCCACCAACCCCAAATGGCGACGGCCGCTGGCTGCCTGGATCGCATCGATCCAGGAATGGACCCGCTCCTACGACCCCGAGGACACCCGCACCCTGACCATTCTGCTGGACTACCGCCCGATCTGGGGCAACGTAACCCTGGCCGAAAAATTCCGCGAGGCCATTTTCACAGCCTTCAAGGAGTCCCTTACCGCCCGCCACATGATGACCAAGGACGATCTGCAGTACAAGCTGCCGATCAACTTTCTGGGCACCTTTGTGACCACCCGCAGCGGCCCCCACAAGAACCAGATCGACCTCAAAAAGGCCGGCACCCTCCACATCGTCAACGGGATCCGCATCTTCGCGATCAAAAACGAAATCAGCGAGCCCTCGACCTTCGGCCGCCTGCAGGCGCTGGTGGAATGTGAGGCGATCCCCGCCGAGGACGCCGAGCTCTTCGAGGCCAGCTTCGAAACCCTGATGATGTTCCGGATTCGCGAAAACGCCCGCAAAGCGCGCCACAACCAGCCCCCCGACAACCATATCGACCCCTACAGCCTGCGCAAACGGGAGCGCATGATCCTCAAGGACGCCCTCTCGGGGGTATCCCAACTGCAAAAGCTGGTCAACAGCCAATTCAACGTGGCCTGGCTGCGGCACTGGGTCTGA